The genomic window AAGGGCCGCAAAACGGCGTTGAAGATGCCCAACACCACCGCCGCGAAGAAGAGTGACCCGATGCCCTCGATCGCGATGCCCTTGACGATGAAACTGGTGAGCCACAGAGCCAAGGCCGTCGTCACCCAGCGAATGATCAGACCGCGCACAGCTATTTACCCCCCAGACAAGGTACTATGCGGCCTTGGATGCTTCAAGACGAGGCACGGGGCCTTGGACTTTCGGCCTTGGACTCCATTAGGATAGCCGTATGAATCACCGCCTGAGAGTCCAGTCAGGCAACCTGCTGACGGGTCTCCGCGTGGTCCTGACGCCGGCATTCGTGGCTGCGGTCTGGTTTGCCGACACGGTCTCGGTTCTCCGCTTGGCCAGTGGCCTCCTGTTTCTGGTCATTGCGGCGACCGACGTGTGGGACGGACGCTTGGCGCGACGCTACGGACACGTGAGTAATACCGGCCGCACCTTCGATCACCTGGCCGACATCGGATTCATCCTCTGTGCGCTGTCCACCTACGCGTTCCGGTCGCAGGTCCCCTGGTGGGTGCCGGCGGCGGTCGGCGTTTCATTTGCCTTCTATGTGTTCGACTCGCGGGTACGCGGCAGCGCCGGCGCGCCGACTTTGATCGGGAGCCGCATCGGACACGTTGCCGGCATTTGCAACTATTCGCTCGTCGGCGTCTTGGTGTTCAACAACACCGCCGCCATTCACCTGCTGCCACCAGAGATCCTCGGCAGGCTGTTTTGGCTGGTACCGCTCTATT from Candidatus Binatia bacterium includes these protein-coding regions:
- a CDS encoding CDP-alcohol phosphatidyltransferase family protein; this translates as MNHRLRVQSGNLLTGLRVVLTPAFVAAVWFADTVSVLRLASGLLFLVIAATDVWDGRLARRYGHVSNTGRTFDHLADIGFILCALSTYAFRSQVPWWVPAAVGVSFAFYVFDSRVRGSAGAPTLIGSRIGHVAGICNYSLVGVLVFNNTAAIHLLPPEILGRLFWLVPLYSAAAVFSRAVARGPRQFHSEPERFAALSREKR